From Channa argus isolate prfri chromosome 18, Channa argus male v1.0, whole genome shotgun sequence, the proteins below share one genomic window:
- the ntmt1 gene encoding N-terminal Xaa-Pro-Lys N-methyltransferase 1 isoform X1, which yields MVKWMGDMVQDQASFYTNAEDYWKEVPPTVDGMLGGYGNISSIDINGSKDFLRKFLGDEEGKTGTGCALDCGAGIGRITKRLLLPLFSTVDLVDVTQEFLDKAKTYLGEESKRVENYFCTGLQDFVPESGRYDVIWIQWVIGHLTDDHLVKFLQRCQKALRPNGIIVIKDNVSYEGVVPDEVDSSVCRDLEIVRSLVRRAGIRIIHEEQQMNFPKEIYQVHTLALR from the exons atggtaaaatg GATGGGTGACATGGTACAAGACCAAGCAAGCTTCTACACCAATGCTGAGGACTACTGGAAGGAGGTTCCCCCCACAGTAGATGGCATGCTGGGAGGATATGGCAACATCTCCAGCATCGATATAAATGGATCCAAGGATTTCCTACGCAAGTTCCTTGGT GATGAGGAGGGGAAAACTGGCACAGGCTGTGCTCTGGACTGTGGGGCAGGCATCGGGAGGATCACCAAGCGTTTATTGCTGCCTCTCTTCAGTACCGTGGACCTGGTTGATGTAACGCAGGAGTTCCTAGACAAAGCAAAAACTTACCTAGGAGAGGAGAGCAAAAGAGTGGAGAACTACTTTTGTACTGGCCTGCAGGACTTTGTACCAGAGAGTGGACGCTATGATGTCATTTGGATCCAGTGGGTTATTG GCCACCTGACAGACGACCACCTGGTGAAGTTCCTGCAACGCTGCCAGAAAGCCTTGCGGCCCAATGGCATCATAGTCATCAAGGACAACGTATCCTATGAAGGTGTAGTTCCCGATGAAGTGGACAGCAGTGTCTGCCGCGATCTGGAGATAGTTCGTAGTCTGGTGAGAAGAGCAGGGATCCGCATCATCCATGAGGAGCAACAAATGAATTTCCCAAAGGAGATCTACCAAGTCCACACATTGGCTCTTCGATAA
- the ntmt1 gene encoding N-terminal Xaa-Pro-Lys N-methyltransferase 1 isoform X2: MGDMVQDQASFYTNAEDYWKEVPPTVDGMLGGYGNISSIDINGSKDFLRKFLGDEEGKTGTGCALDCGAGIGRITKRLLLPLFSTVDLVDVTQEFLDKAKTYLGEESKRVENYFCTGLQDFVPESGRYDVIWIQWVIGHLTDDHLVKFLQRCQKALRPNGIIVIKDNVSYEGVVPDEVDSSVCRDLEIVRSLVRRAGIRIIHEEQQMNFPKEIYQVHTLALR, translated from the exons ATGGGTGACATGGTACAAGACCAAGCAAGCTTCTACACCAATGCTGAGGACTACTGGAAGGAGGTTCCCCCCACAGTAGATGGCATGCTGGGAGGATATGGCAACATCTCCAGCATCGATATAAATGGATCCAAGGATTTCCTACGCAAGTTCCTTGGT GATGAGGAGGGGAAAACTGGCACAGGCTGTGCTCTGGACTGTGGGGCAGGCATCGGGAGGATCACCAAGCGTTTATTGCTGCCTCTCTTCAGTACCGTGGACCTGGTTGATGTAACGCAGGAGTTCCTAGACAAAGCAAAAACTTACCTAGGAGAGGAGAGCAAAAGAGTGGAGAACTACTTTTGTACTGGCCTGCAGGACTTTGTACCAGAGAGTGGACGCTATGATGTCATTTGGATCCAGTGGGTTATTG GCCACCTGACAGACGACCACCTGGTGAAGTTCCTGCAACGCTGCCAGAAAGCCTTGCGGCCCAATGGCATCATAGTCATCAAGGACAACGTATCCTATGAAGGTGTAGTTCCCGATGAAGTGGACAGCAGTGTCTGCCGCGATCTGGAGATAGTTCGTAGTCTGGTGAGAAGAGCAGGGATCCGCATCATCCATGAGGAGCAACAAATGAATTTCCCAAAGGAGATCTACCAAGTCCACACATTGGCTCTTCGATAA
- the ndor1 gene encoding NADPH-dependent diflavin oxidoreductase 1, with amino-acid sequence MSLPTLLILYGSQTGTAQDTAQRVARQAQRRRLQVQVMPLDNYNVTNLISETLVVFVCATTGQGDPPDNMKNFWRFLFRKSLPVGSLSRLDCAVLGLGDSSYPKFNFVAKKLHKRLQHLGASLLLHVGLADEQHDLGSDAVIDPWLTSFWEKVYALYPPLSDVIQLREDEQLPPTYIFHFLDDVTEKADDRLRVPTEQTVPSRLHPFPAMMIFNRRVTDLSHFQDVRHIEFNVTGSNIEFAAGDVVCMHPRNAAEDIKQFCQLLKLDPESQFLLRATGNTAVPARLPQPCTVHYLVESYLDIAAVPRRSFFELLSTFATNELEREKLVEFSSVAGQNELHTYCNRPRRTALEVLADFPHTTAEVRVDYLLDLFPEIQPRFFSIASSLQVHPQRLQILVAVVQYKTKLYKPRRGLCSSWLASLDPTQGDVYVPLWVKKGSLKFPKEEDTPVIMVGPGTGVAPFRSALQQRIAEGKTANVLFFGCRSESKDFYFRSEWEDLIKAGHLTLFTAFSRDQEEKVYVQHRVRDSAQLLWDLIANKGACCYIAGNAKQMPASVGDALKEVFQQVGGLTAEEAEQMFAAMEKTGQLQSETWS; translated from the exons ATGTCATTGCCCACTCTGCTCATCCTGTATGGGAGCCAGACTGGCACCGCCCAGGATACAGCCCAGAGGGTTGCACGGCAGGCACAGAGAAGACGACTACAGGTCCAGGTGATGCCTCTGGATAACTACAACGTG ACCAACTTAATCTCAGAGACTTTggttgtctttgtgtgtgccaCCACTGGTCAAGGAGACCCTCCAGACAATATGAAG AATTTCTGGAGGTTTCTCTTCAGGAAGTCTTTGCCTGTTGGATCTCTGAGTCGGCTGGACTGTGCCGTGCTGGGCCTGGGCGACTCCTCCTATCCAAA GTTCAACTTTGTTGCCAAGAAACTTCATAAGCggcttcaacatctgggtgctaGTTTATTGCTGCATGTTGGGCTGGCAGATGAACAACATGACCTGGG ATCAGACGCTGTGATTGACCCATGGCTAACATCATTTTGGGAGAAAGTGTATGCTCTGTACCCGCCTTTATCTGACGTGATCCAACTAAGGGAAGATGAGCA ACTCCCTCCTACatacattttccatttcctgGATGATGTGACAGAGAAGGCAGACGACAGACTGAGGGTTCCCACAGAGCAAACTGTCCCCTCCCGATTGCATCCCTTTCCTGCCATGATGATTTTTAACAGGAGAGTCACAGACCTTTCACACTTTCAGGATGTGAGACACATAGAGTTCAACGTCACTGGATCCAACATTGA gtttgcTGCTGGTGACGTTGTATGCATGCATCCACGTAACGCAGCAGAAGACATCAAACAATTCTGTCAACTGCTAAAGTTAGACCCAGAGTCCCAGTTCCTTCTCAGGGCCACAGGCAACACTgcag TTCCGGCCAGACTTCCTCAGCCCTGCACAGTGCACTATCTGGTGGAGAGCTACCTGGACATTGCAGCTGTACCACGCCGTTCCTTCTTTGAGCTGCTGTCTACCTTTGCCACCAATGAGCTGGAGCGGGAGAAACTGGTCGAATTCAGCTCAGTGGCAGGCCAGAACGAGCTACACACCTACTGCAACAGGCCTAGACGCACTGCACTTGAG GTCTTGGCGGATTTCCCCCACACCACAGCAGAAGTCAGAGTGGACTATCTCCTCGATCTTTTTCCTGAGATCCAGCCTCGCTTCTTCTCTATTGCCTCCTCTCTTCAG GTTCACCCACAAAGGCTTCAAATCTTGGTGGCTGTTGTCCAGTACAAAACCAAATTGTATAAGCCCCGACGAGGCCTCTGCTCCTCTTGGTTAGCCTCCCTGGACCCCACACAAG GAGACGTGTATGTGCCTCTGTGGGTGAAGAAGGGAAGTCTGAAGTTCCCTAAAGAGGAGGACACCCCTGTGATAATGGTTGGACCTGGAACCGGAGTGGCACCGTTTAGGTCAGCTTTACAGCAGAGGATTGCTGAGGGAAAAACAG CCAACGTCCTGTTCTTCGGCTGTCGCTCAGAGTCCAAAGACTTCTACTTCAGGTCGGAGTGGGAGGACTTGATAAAGGCCGGACATCTGACTCTGTTCACTGCCTTCTCACGAGATCAG GAGGAAAAGGTGTACGTGCAGCACCGTGTGAGGGACAGTGCTCAACTTCTCTGGGACCTGATTGCCAATAAAGGTGCCTGCTGTTACATTGCTGG gaATGCTAAACAGATGCCAGCCAGTGTGGGTGATGCTTTGAAAGAGGTGTTCCAGCAGGTGGGAGGCCTGACTGCAGAGGAAGCGGAGCAGATGTTTGCAGCCATGGAGAAGACAGGTCAACTTCAGAGTGAAACCTGGTCTTGA